The region TTTGTCTTCTTGACAAAATCGCGGCAATATAAAAGTTCTTTGCACTCCATCGCGACAGACCGATGACAATTGGAACGCGCAGCCCCCGGTTCGAACACGGATCGGCAAGACAGGACGCGCCGAGGAGGGCGGAATGAGCCATCACAGGATTACCGGCGTTTTCAGCGCCTCCGCAACGCCGCTGACGGCGGACAACAGGCCGGATTTCGCCCTTTTCACCGACCATTGCCGGCAGCTGCTGACCGAGGGGTGCCATGGCGTGGCGCTGCTCGGTACGACGGGCGAGGCCAATTCCTTCTCCGGAGCCGAGCGCCGTGCCATTCTGGAAGCAGCACTGAAGGCCGGCATTCCCGCCGACAGGCTTTTGCCGGGCACTGGCGTCGTCGCCATTCCCGAGACTGTGGAATTGACCCGGCACGCGCTGTCGCTTGGCGTCACCAAGGTGGTGATGCTGCCACCCTTCTACTACAAGGGCGTCTCCGACGATGGTCTCTTCGCCGCCTATTCGCAGGTGCTGGAAAAGGTCGCCGACACCCGCCTGCAGGTCATCCTCTATCATATTCCACAGGTTTCAGGCGTTCCGCTGTCCATTCCGCTGATCGGGCGGCTGATTGCAGCCTTCCCGGAAACGGTCGTCGGCATCAAAGAATCTGCGGGAGATTTCAACAACATGCAGGCGATCATCGCCGCCCATCCCGGCTTCTCGGTGCTGGCGGGCGCCGATCCGCTGCTGCTGCCGTTGCTGAAGGCGGGCGGCGCTGGCTGCATCACGGCAACCTCCAATCTCGTGGCGAATTCGCTCCGCACCGTCTACGACCATGTCCATGACGAGGCGCGCGCCGCCGATGTCGAGGCGGCGCAAGCGCGCATCAACGCCTATCGCACGCTTTCCAATTCCTACGTCCAGATCCCGACCATCAAGGCGATGGTGGGGCTGAAGACCGGCAATCCCGCCTGGAAGCGTACGCGCGCGCCGTTGATGCCGCTCGGCGATGCCGACTATGCCGCACTCGCCGAAAGCTACGCCAAGCTACCTTGAGGAGATCCGTCATGAGTTTTACCGGCCTGCCTCCGGAAGCCATTCCGGCCCTGATGACCGGGGCCATCGCCCCTCACCCCACAATCGAGGGTCGTGCGGATGCCTATCTGCCCTCCCCCTGCATCCAGAACCATGCCGCAAATCTCGCCTTTCTGCCCGACGGCACGCTGACCTGCGTCTGGTTCGGCGGCACGATGGAGGGCATGGGCGATATCTCGATTTACATGTCGCGGCTGGCGCCGGGCTCTGGGCGATGGTCCGTGCCGGAAAAGATGAGCGACGACCCGGAGAAATCCGAACAAAATCCGTTAATTTTCAAGGCTCCAGACGGAAACGTATGGCTGCTCTATACCTCGCAAACCTCGGGCAATCAGGACGGTTCTGTTGTCAAATTCCGGGTTTCAGGTGATGGCGGCCAGACCTTCGGCCCGGTCCAAATCCTCTGCGACAGTCCCGGCACCTTCGTTCGCCAGCAGATCGTCGTCAACGGCAGGGGCGATTGGCTGCTTCCGGTCTTCCGTTGCGTCGGCCTGAATGGCCAGCGCTGGAGCGGCGATGCCGATACGGCTGCGGTGCTGATGTCACGTGATGGCGGCGCGAGTTGGCAGATGCGCGATATTCCAGACAGTATCGGCGCGGTGCACATGAACATCCTGCCGCTTGGCGGCGACGAGATGATCGCCTTCTACCGCAATCGTTTTGCCGAAAACATCCTGTCCAGCCGATCATCCGACGGCGGCGAGACATGGAGTGCACCCGAGCCCGCCGAACTGCCGAACAACAACTCCTCGATCCAGGCCACGATCCTGAATGATGGAGCAATCGCAATGGTTTACAACCATTCGAATGCCGGCATGTCGGATGCACGTCGCCAGTCTCTCTATGACGAAATCGAGGGTGGCGATGCTGGAGAGACCACCGTCGTTGCCGATACCAGCGCACGCAAGGCCGTCTGGGGTGTTCCACGTGCGCCGCTGAGCCTGGCGATATCAAGGGATGGCGGCAAGAGCTTTCCGCATCGCATCGATCTCGATACCGGCGACGGCTTCTGCCTCAGCAACAATTCGAAAGAGTCGCTGAACCGTGAGTTCTCCTACCCCTCGATCGTCCAGGGCGGCGACGGCACGCTGCATATCGCCTACACCTACTACCGGCGCGCCATCAAATATGTGCGCCTCGCCCCGCAATCCCTGCCGTGAGCAAAGCGGCAGCCGGAAAATTGTAAACCTGCATCCGATCGCAAGGATGCAGGATGGCAACGGCTGCGGGTTGACGGACGGGGAAATTGACAACAGGCTCAGATTATTCACCGCCGTCGCAAAGATGATGGGCCAGCGGTGCATGAAATGCCGGCATAACCATGACGAATTTCATAACACACTGATATCTTTATCGATATTGGCACAGCAACGCCGCGTTGAAGCGCGCTCGAGCGCACGTCAGATGATAAAAACTTCTGCTCTCTGGAATGCTGGCTTGACATTGACATTACAACTTTACATTAAAGAGGACGATGATATTGCCGCAAGATCTTGCAGGGAGGACTGGTTCATGGCCAGCTTGGATTCGCCGATCACGATAGTTCGGCCGCATCTGATCGAATTCGGCGTCGGCACGGCGGGAAAGCTCGGCAAATGGGCCGCCGAAAAGGGCTATCGTCGCACGCTCGTCATCTCCGATGCCTTCAATGCCTCGCGCATCGACGTACTGGAGCTGAAGGGCGAGGTAACCGTCTTTGCCGAAGTGACGCCCGAACCGGATACGGCCAATCTCGCAAAGGTGCTGGCGGCGGCAAACGCCGCCGATGCCGAGCTGATTGTCGGCTTCGGCGGTGGCAGCGCCATGGATCTAGCAAAACTTGCCGCCGTGCTTGCCGGCTCTGCCCAGACGCTGCACGAGGTCGTCGGTCCGAACAAGGTGCATGGGCCGCGCAAGGTAGCGCTTGCCCAGGTGCCGACGACATCGGGCACCGGCAGCGAGGCCGGCATCCGTGCGCTTGTCACCGATCCGGCGACGATGGCAAAGCTTGCCGTCGAAAGCCTGCATATGCTGGCCGATATCGCCGTCATCGATCCTGCTTTGACCTTCAGCGTCCCGGCTCGCACGACGGCCGCCACCGGCGTCGATGCCATGGCCCATTGCGTCGAGGCCTTCACCAACCGCAAGGCGCATCCGATGGTCGACATCTATGCGATCGAGGGGACGCGGCTCGTCGGCAAATATCTCGCCCGCGCCGTCAAGGACGGCAACGACGCTGAAGCGCGCGCCGGCCTCTCGCTCGCCTCGCTTTACGGTGGCTTCTGCCTCGGCCCGGTCAACACCGCCGGCGGCCATGCGCTCGCCTATCCCCTCGGAACGCGCTGGCATGTGGCCCATGGCGCGGCAAATGCGCTGATCTTTCCGCATGTTCTCGCCTTCAATACACCGTCCGCGCCTGAGAAAACCAAGGCGGTGATGGAAGCGCTTGGGCGTGAAACCTCCGGCAACGTCACCTCCGTCTTCGATGCGGCTTATGCTTTCTGCGCCGAACTCGGCATCGAGATGAAGCTCTCAGGCCTCGGCGTGCCGGAAAGTGATCTCGACGCCATGGCCGACGACGCCTTTGCCATTCGCCGTCTGCTCGATAACAATCCGCGAGATCTCTCTCGGGCCGACATTCGCGCGATTTACGCGGCTGCCTTTTAAGCGGTAAGGTTTTTTAGAAGGGACTCGATCGATGGACAGGAATGCGAAAGTTGCCGTGACGCTCGGCGATCCGGCCGGCGTCGGCCCCGAGGTGATCGTCAAGGCCTTGGCAGCCCTTCCGAGGGAAGAGCGCCGCGATTTCGTGATCGTCGGCAATGTCGAAGCGCTGGAGCGCGCCGACCGCGTCACCGGCACCGGACTGCGGTTCGGGCCTGCGGATGCACCCGGTGACGACAGGATCGCCGTCGACGAAGTGGCGCTCGGTGCGGCTCTACCTGAGATCGGCAAGGTCAGCCCCGTCGCCGGCGATGCCTCGGTGCGCTACATCACCCGCGCCGTCGATTTCGCCATGTCGGGTCAAGCTGACGTCATCGTGACCGCGCCGATCAACAAGGAGGCGATGAACCTCGCCGGCCATCACCATGACGGCCATACCGGGCT is a window of Rhizobium leguminosarum bv. trifolii WSM1325 DNA encoding:
- a CDS encoding iron-containing alcohol dehydrogenase (PFAM: iron-containing alcohol dehydrogenase~KEGG: rec:RHECIAT_PC0000323 probable iron alcohol dehydrogenase protein): MASLDSPITIVRPHLIEFGVGTAGKLGKWAAEKGYRRTLVISDAFNASRIDVLELKGEVTVFAEVTPEPDTANLAKVLAAANAADAELIVGFGGGSAMDLAKLAAVLAGSAQTLHEVVGPNKVHGPRKVALAQVPTTSGTGSEAGIRALVTDPATMAKLAVESLHMLADIAVIDPALTFSVPARTTAATGVDAMAHCVEAFTNRKAHPMVDIYAIEGTRLVGKYLARAVKDGNDAEARAGLSLASLYGGFCLGPVNTAGGHALAYPLGTRWHVAHGAANALIFPHVLAFNTPSAPEKTKAVMEALGRETSGNVTSVFDAAYAFCAELGIEMKLSGLGVPESDLDAMADDAFAIRRLLDNNPRDLSRADIRAIYAAAF
- a CDS encoding putative glycosyl hydrolase protein (KEGG: ret:RHE_PB00030 putative glycosyl hydrolase protein) — encoded protein: MSFTGLPPEAIPALMTGAIAPHPTIEGRADAYLPSPCIQNHAANLAFLPDGTLTCVWFGGTMEGMGDISIYMSRLAPGSGRWSVPEKMSDDPEKSEQNPLIFKAPDGNVWLLYTSQTSGNQDGSVVKFRVSGDGGQTFGPVQILCDSPGTFVRQQIVVNGRGDWLLPVFRCVGLNGQRWSGDADTAAVLMSRDGGASWQMRDIPDSIGAVHMNILPLGGDEMIAFYRNRFAENILSSRSSDGGETWSAPEPAELPNNNSSIQATILNDGAIAMVYNHSNAGMSDARRQSLYDEIEGGDAGETTVVADTSARKAVWGVPRAPLSLAISRDGGKSFPHRIDLDTGDGFCLSNNSKESLNREFSYPSIVQGGDGTLHIAYTYYRRAIKYVRLAPQSLP
- a CDS encoding dihydrodipicolinate synthetase (PFAM: dihydrodipicolinate synthetase~KEGG: rec:RHECIAT_PC0000321 dihydrodipicolinate synthase protein); amino-acid sequence: MSHHRITGVFSASATPLTADNRPDFALFTDHCRQLLTEGCHGVALLGTTGEANSFSGAERRAILEAALKAGIPADRLLPGTGVVAIPETVELTRHALSLGVTKVVMLPPFYYKGVSDDGLFAAYSQVLEKVADTRLQVILYHIPQVSGVPLSIPLIGRLIAAFPETVVGIKESAGDFNNMQAIIAAHPGFSVLAGADPLLLPLLKAGGAGCITATSNLVANSLRTVYDHVHDEARAADVEAAQARINAYRTLSNSYVQIPTIKAMVGLKTGNPAWKRTRAPLMPLGDADYAALAESYAKLP